AGGGAAACTCCTACTACGGGAAGATCGCAATTTCCACACCATCCAGGAAATAGAGGCTGCGGTTCACCAGTATGAACAGTGGTCAGATCCGAGCACCCGTCCTTATTGGTTAGTTGCCGCCTCTCGCTACTTGGCTGCCCATGCCCCCACCGCCAGAGCCCAAGGCCAAACCTATCGAATTGCCCACCGACTTCAGCAGGGGGATCAGGTCTTTGAATAGGAGATGGATATGAGATTGATTGGATGGTCTATCAGTATGTCTTTGGCCATGAGCTTGGGATTGTGTTCCGCTCCATCTCAACTCTCACCGCAGCCACCACCCCCGCCTCCCACCATGCAATATCAAAAGCAAGAATTGTCGAAGGCAATCGTCCATGTCCTGCGGATTCCGAACCACCCTCGCTATACTGTTCGTCTTGATGTAGCAGACGGTCTCCAAACCGTAGTTAATTTTGCTCAAGGCACGTCCAAACCCGTCGCCGTCATTAATGGGGGGTACTTTGACCCCGCTAATCAGAAAACCACATCCTATATTCGTCGAGGGGGTCAAATTCTGGCTGACCCAACGCAAAATTCAAGACTGGTCGACAATCCAGATCTCCAAGCCTATCTCCCCAAAATCCTCAATCGTTCTGAATTTCGGCAGTATCAATGTGGTTCTGAGGTTACCTATGCCATTACGCTGTTCAAGCAGCCTGTCCCTCCCGATTGCACCCTTACTTATGCCCTCGGGGCGGGGCCTCAGTTACTCCCCCAACTGACGGCCCAAGGGGAAGGATTTACGGATTCGGTGGATGGCCAGGTGGTTCGAGATGCCATTGGCAGTCGTCAGCCTAATGCCAGAAGCGCGGTCGGTATTACCAAAGCGGGAGGTGTGATCTGGGTAATGGTGGAGCAGTCCTCGACAAAGCTAGGGCTCTCTTTACCTGAGCTAGCCGACTTTATGAAACAGCAGGGAGCAGAGTCTGCCTTAAATCTTGACGGGGGCAGTTCATCTTCCCTGGTCTATCAAGATCAGGTGATTACTGGTAAGAGCTTGCGGGGAGAGACCCTGCTTCGCCCCGTGAAGTCAGTTTTGATGGTGCTGGATAACGCACCTAAATAAAGCTGTAATTAATAGGTAGGACATGGAACTAGCGGATTGGATGATAAACCTTGATACTGCCTTGAGCAATCAGAGGTCGGAGAATTTCATCCGTTAGCTGAGTTTCAGGCTCTGCAGGGGTGGGGGGTTGGAGCTGGGATTCTAGTCTTGCGATCGCAACTTTCAATGCTGATGCGGTTCGATGATTCGTACAAGCTGCCAATTGATTACGAAGCTGTTCGATTTTGTCTATGGTTAACAGAGCCATCGGAGTCCACATAACAAAGGTTTCAGTGATCATTAAACCATTGAATGGACATGAATAGGCCTTCAAAGGAACGTCCTTGAGAAAGGTTCAAACTATCACAAGACTAACCGTTTAAGAGCCTGGACAGACTCTCAGGATTGGCAGGCATTGGCCATCCCTTAAGTTCTTCTGCCTAAGGGCCGATTGAACTTGCTGAGTCCCACCCAAAATGTACGATATCCGCCGTTGTTGAGATTCTGAGCACGAATACAAGACCACATGCCAATCGGCTGTTTAAGATAGCCAATTGGTTCGAATTTCTAGGTACAGCTCTTGCTCTTAGTACAGCGAGTTTTGATAGGTGCAGAATGGCCTTGGTCAAACACATAGAAAGAGATAATTTCTGTCGTGGCTTTACGCCGTTTGGGGTTATGTTTACCTTTACGATTTTTGACCACGCATTTGGCTCGGATACTGCCAAAATGGCAATGCCCTTTAGCCCAATATCCATTGGCTTTGACATTAAACCCTTTTGTCTTCGCCTGGGTGGGGGCAGCTAAAGCTAAAAAGGCCAGAGTCACTGCGATACAAGCATCTCCACCGATCATAATCTTCTTCATGATGACGTCTCTTCTAACCATTTAGCGGGGATCTGGGTTAACCCGAAATGAGTTCCCTTTGAGTGGTCCCCACCTTTTGTAGGGGTGAAGTAAATTCGTGATGCAAGCTACGGAAAAACAGGTGGTGTTTTGCTTTGCTGTTAGCGGTCAATCCAACTTAATTTTTTAACAACACAACCCTAGAAATATTTCTTATATTAAAGAGAAGTTTTCAGCTGATATGGCAAGAGGTAATTGTGTCTTTATACGCTGAGTTGCATCGACATTTGGGTGGATCAGTTGTGCCTCGGATTCTGTGGCGCTACTTCAAACGAAATCGCCCCGACTTGGCCCAACCCTTTTCGGACTATCCCCAGTTTGAAGAATTCTACTGTCGGCCTCGGGAATCCCTGGCTGAATATCTAGAACTGCACACCTTGGTGGAAAGCGTTCAGACCCGCGAAACCCTGCCCTACTTTATCTCTCGATTGATTCGAGGGGCTTACGTTTTTGAAAATCTGGCCTATATGGAGATGCGGTATACCCCCTATCTCCGCACCTCAGACCAGCTCAGCCAAACAGAACGCATTGACCAAATGGCCGAGATTGTAGAAATTGTCGGTCAGGCGAGTCAGGTCAAAGAATATCCGATTGTCACCAGCCAAATTCTCTGTATGCATGCTCGTTTGCCCTACGAAGTGAACCGAGCCATTGTGGACATCGCTGCCCAATCCCCGGAGTATGTCTGTGGGATTGATTTAGCAGGTGGAGATGATTTGTATTGCGATCGCATCGACGAATTTGTCGATCTCTATGCCTACGCCCGCTCTCACAATCTCAAAACCACTTGCCATCTCTACGAAACAGAAGGCGGTGCCCACCCCGAACTGCTGCCCTATCTGATGCGAATCGGTCATGGCATCCAGATTCCCTTGCAACATCCTGAACTTCTACCTGCCGTGGCCCAGCGTCGGCAATGTTTAGAGATTTGCCCCACCACTTACCTCAAAACCGGGACCCTACAAAGTATCCAGCAGCTAAAAGTCGTGTTTGACCGCTGTTTTGAAGCTGGGGTTGATGTGGCTATTTGCACCGACAATGCCGGTCTTCACAATGTTCGCTTGCCCTTTGAATACGAAACCCTTCTCACCCAGGATGTCATTAGCTTTGCCCAGCTTAGAGCTTGCCAAGAGAATTCATTCCGCCATGCCTTTGCCTGGCCCCTGAATCAAGGACCAGCTGCTATTCTGAATGATGTTCTTAACTGGGCTCCTGCTGCACTTAACCCCAGTCGGGCGACGGTTGCCACATCCTAATTTCCACAAAATCCTGGGAAATACAGTCGTTGAGCAGCGCAGACATCCAGCGTAGAACAGTTTGTTGAGACGCCATCAGAGTAGTGAATGCCTGCCATCCGCCATCGAGCAAGACTAGTTCTCGCCTTAGTGAGTATTGCGTTAACGCTGCTCTTGCATTTTTCTAGCTTCGCTCAAATTCCCCCCACCGTTCCTGAGTCCCTCCCCCCACAGCCGCTGATTATTCCCAGCCTTTCAAATCCGCTGGTCTCCGATTGGATTTGGTTAGATGGTCGTCGTCTTTTCAAAGTTGCCGCCACCAAAGGTAATTTATCTGAACGAACTCAAGCGGTACAGGAGAGTTTAGAGGCAATCAAACGCAGTTATCTCCGCTCAGGCTCAATCGAGCCCAGGGTAGAAATCAGAACCAGCAATAACCTGCCGGTGATTTTTGCCGAGGATCAGCATTTATTGACCATCACTACCCTCGATGCTGAACTACGGGGCATTGAAATCACAGTCTTAGATGACCAAATCAAATCTACGGTAGAGAGGG
The Acaryochloris marina S15 genome window above contains:
- a CDS encoding adenosine deaminase; its protein translation is MSLYAELHRHLGGSVVPRILWRYFKRNRPDLAQPFSDYPQFEEFYCRPRESLAEYLELHTLVESVQTRETLPYFISRLIRGAYVFENLAYMEMRYTPYLRTSDQLSQTERIDQMAEIVEIVGQASQVKEYPIVTSQILCMHARLPYEVNRAIVDIAAQSPEYVCGIDLAGGDDLYCDRIDEFVDLYAYARSHNLKTTCHLYETEGGAHPELLPYLMRIGHGIQIPLQHPELLPAVAQRRQCLEICPTTYLKTGTLQSIQQLKVVFDRCFEAGVDVAICTDNAGLHNVRLPFEYETLLTQDVISFAQLRACQENSFRHAFAWPLNQGPAAILNDVLNWAPAALNPSRATVATS
- a CDS encoding phosphodiester glycosidase family protein; amino-acid sequence: MRLIGWSISMSLAMSLGLCSAPSQLSPQPPPPPPTMQYQKQELSKAIVHVLRIPNHPRYTVRLDVADGLQTVVNFAQGTSKPVAVINGGYFDPANQKTTSYIRRGGQILADPTQNSRLVDNPDLQAYLPKILNRSEFRQYQCGSEVTYAITLFKQPVPPDCTLTYALGAGPQLLPQLTAQGEGFTDSVDGQVVRDAIGSRQPNARSAVGITKAGGVIWVMVEQSSTKLGLSLPELADFMKQQGAESALNLDGGSSSSLVYQDQVITGKSLRGETLLRPVKSVLMVLDNAPK